In Streptomyces sp. NBC_01717, one DNA window encodes the following:
- a CDS encoding acyl-CoA dehydrogenase family protein, translating into MDFAFDAADDAFRQEARSWLEAHLTRPCATEGGRAWEQELGRAGWIGLGWDTGTAGYGNRHATLTQQVAWAEEYARTTAPARVGHIGENLLAPTLVAYGTDAQKQRFLPAVARGEELWCQGYSEPGAGSDLAGVRTAAVPDGAGRYIVTGQKIWTSLAQDADWCFVLARTTPGSQRHHGLSFLLVPMDQPGRVEVRPIRQMSGTSEFNEVFFDGALAEEVVGGEGNGWTVAMGLLALERGVSTLVQQIGFAAELDRVVRSAVAGGAVADAVLRARLVRQWAELRTMRWNALRTLGGSGDAGAPSVAKLLWGGWHKRLGELAVEIRGAAGAVGPDDWSPATPYELDEAQRLFLFTRSDTIYGGSDEIQRNIIAERVLGLPREPR; encoded by the coding sequence GTGGACTTCGCGTTCGACGCGGCGGACGACGCCTTCCGCCAGGAGGCCCGGTCCTGGCTGGAGGCCCACCTCACACGGCCCTGCGCCACCGAGGGCGGCCGCGCCTGGGAGCAGGAGCTGGGCCGCGCCGGCTGGATCGGCCTCGGCTGGGACACCGGGACAGCCGGCTACGGAAACCGGCACGCCACCCTCACCCAGCAGGTCGCCTGGGCGGAGGAGTACGCACGCACCACCGCGCCCGCCCGGGTCGGCCACATCGGCGAGAACCTCCTCGCCCCCACCCTCGTCGCGTACGGAACCGACGCGCAGAAGCAGCGGTTCCTCCCCGCCGTCGCCCGGGGCGAGGAACTCTGGTGCCAGGGCTACAGCGAACCCGGCGCCGGCTCCGACCTCGCCGGGGTGCGGACCGCAGCAGTGCCGGACGGCGCCGGCCGGTACATCGTCACCGGGCAGAAGATATGGACCTCGCTCGCCCAGGACGCCGACTGGTGCTTCGTCCTCGCCCGCACCACCCCCGGCTCGCAGCGCCACCACGGACTGTCGTTCCTGCTGGTGCCGATGGACCAGCCGGGCCGTGTCGAGGTGCGCCCGATCCGTCAGATGTCCGGGACGAGCGAGTTCAACGAGGTCTTCTTCGACGGCGCGCTCGCCGAGGAGGTGGTCGGCGGCGAGGGCAACGGCTGGACCGTGGCCATGGGGCTGCTCGCCCTGGAGCGCGGCGTCTCCACCCTGGTCCAGCAGATCGGTTTCGCCGCCGAGCTGGACCGTGTGGTCCGGTCCGCCGTCGCCGGCGGTGCGGTCGCCGACGCCGTACTGCGCGCACGGCTCGTCCGGCAGTGGGCCGAACTGAGGACCATGCGCTGGAACGCCCTGCGCACCCTGGGCGGTTCCGGCGACGCGGGCGCCCCGAGCGTCGCCAAGCTGCTCTGGGGTGGCTGGCACAAACGGCTCGGCGAACTCGCCGTGGAGATCAGGGGCGCCGCCGGAGCCGTCGGCCCGGACGACTGGTCGCCCGCCACGCCGTACGAACTCGACGAGGCACAGCGCCTGTTCCTGTTCACCCGGTCCGACACCATCTACGGCGGCTCGGACGAGATCCAGCGGAACATCATCGCCGAGCGGGTGCTCGGCCTACCGAGGGAGCCGAGATGA
- a CDS encoding acetate--CoA ligase family protein, with protein MLGSTHGTLTTHFRARVVACGEEPHAAVHSMTAAAAEGDLDVSGRPLHATVPDLDRFFRPESVAVIGASDTEGRPRTGITQQLVAWAERVGARLHPVHPTRESVFGRPCSPSVADLPEQVDLAVLLVGDPLPVIEELGQAKVKFAVAFASGFAETGEEGAAAQARLAAAVERSGLRLLGPNTNLNAFEAFRDDLDGPAIALITQSGHQGRPVYTLQELGVRLSHWAPTGNEADLETADFISYFSQRPEVGAIACYVEGLKDGRSFLLAADRAARAGVPVVAVKVGRTETGARTAASHTGKLTGADQVVDAAMRQFGVIRVDGLDELQDTAALLARARKPQADGVVVYSISGGTGAHFSDLATGAGLKLPTLSEEKQRELHEWIPDYLNVANPVDNGGHPVGDWRGRKIIDAILADPDVGVLICPITGPFPPMSDRLAQDLVDAAETTDKLVCVVWGSPVGTEDAYRTTLLGSSRVATFRTFGNCITAVKAYLDHHRFAASYRSPFDEAPRTPSPSFRKAQALMRPGHQLSEHAAKQLLRAYGIRVPREQLVTSAAAAVRAAGLVGFPVVMKASGARLAHKTELGLVKVGLTSASQVRDAYRELTDIARYEGIELDGVLVCQMIERGVEMMVGVTHDALFGPTVTVGLGGVLVEVLHDAAVRVPPFGEDQVRAMLGELRGRALLEGVRGGPPVDVDALVEVVLRVQRMALELGDDLAELDINPLMVLGRGQGAVALDALAVCR; from the coding sequence ATGCTTGGATCGACTCACGGCACCCTCACCACACACTTCCGCGCCCGGGTGGTGGCCTGCGGCGAAGAGCCGCACGCCGCCGTCCACAGCATGACGGCCGCCGCCGCGGAAGGCGATCTCGACGTCAGCGGCCGCCCGCTGCACGCGACCGTGCCCGACCTGGACCGGTTCTTCCGGCCCGAGTCCGTCGCCGTCATCGGGGCATCCGACACCGAGGGCCGGCCCCGTACCGGCATCACCCAGCAGCTCGTCGCCTGGGCCGAGCGGGTCGGGGCACGCCTGCACCCGGTCCATCCCACCCGGGAGTCCGTCTTCGGCCGCCCCTGCTCTCCTTCCGTCGCGGACCTGCCGGAGCAGGTCGATCTGGCGGTGCTGCTGGTCGGCGACCCGCTCCCGGTGATCGAGGAACTCGGGCAGGCCAAGGTGAAGTTCGCGGTCGCCTTCGCCTCCGGATTCGCCGAGACCGGTGAAGAGGGCGCCGCCGCCCAGGCGCGGCTGGCGGCCGCGGTGGAGCGGTCGGGGCTGCGGCTGCTCGGGCCGAACACCAACCTCAACGCGTTCGAGGCGTTCCGGGACGACCTCGACGGGCCGGCGATCGCCCTGATCACCCAGTCCGGCCATCAGGGCCGCCCCGTCTACACCCTCCAGGAGCTGGGCGTACGGCTGTCGCACTGGGCCCCCACGGGCAACGAGGCGGATCTGGAGACCGCCGACTTCATCTCGTACTTCTCTCAGCGCCCCGAGGTCGGGGCCATCGCCTGCTACGTGGAAGGGCTCAAGGACGGGCGTTCCTTTCTGCTCGCCGCCGACCGGGCGGCACGGGCCGGGGTTCCGGTCGTGGCCGTCAAGGTGGGTCGTACGGAGACGGGGGCCAGGACGGCCGCGTCACACACCGGCAAGCTCACCGGCGCCGACCAGGTGGTGGACGCGGCGATGCGGCAGTTCGGCGTGATCCGGGTGGACGGGCTCGACGAACTCCAGGACACCGCCGCCCTGCTGGCCCGGGCACGGAAACCGCAGGCCGACGGGGTCGTCGTGTATTCGATCTCGGGCGGCACGGGCGCGCACTTCTCGGACCTGGCAACGGGGGCGGGGCTGAAACTCCCCACCCTGTCCGAGGAGAAGCAGCGCGAGCTGCACGAGTGGATTCCCGACTATCTGAATGTGGCGAACCCGGTCGACAACGGCGGGCATCCGGTCGGCGACTGGCGCGGCCGGAAGATCATCGACGCGATCCTCGCCGACCCGGACGTCGGGGTGCTGATCTGCCCGATCACCGGCCCGTTCCCCCCGATGAGCGACAGGCTCGCGCAGGACCTGGTGGACGCGGCGGAGACCACGGACAAGCTGGTGTGCGTGGTGTGGGGATCGCCGGTCGGTACGGAGGACGCGTACCGCACGACGCTGCTCGGCTCGTCGCGCGTCGCCACCTTCCGCACGTTCGGCAACTGCATCACCGCCGTGAAGGCCTATCTGGACCATCACCGGTTCGCCGCCTCGTACCGCTCGCCCTTCGACGAGGCGCCGCGCACGCCGTCGCCCTCGTTCCGCAAGGCGCAGGCCCTGATGCGTCCGGGCCACCAGCTGAGCGAGCACGCGGCGAAGCAGCTCCTGCGGGCCTACGGCATCCGCGTGCCCCGCGAGCAACTGGTCACCAGCGCGGCGGCGGCCGTCCGGGCGGCGGGCCTGGTCGGCTTCCCGGTCGTCATGAAGGCGTCCGGCGCGCGGCTGGCCCACAAGACGGAGCTCGGCCTGGTCAAGGTCGGGCTCACCTCCGCCAGCCAGGTCCGCGACGCGTACCGGGAACTGACCGACATCGCCCGCTACGAGGGCATCGAGCTGGACGGCGTCCTGGTCTGCCAGATGATCGAGCGGGGCGTCGAAATGATGGTCGGCGTCACCCACGATGCCCTGTTCGGGCCGACGGTGACGGTCGGACTCGGTGGCGTCCTCGTGGAGGTACTGCACGACGCGGCGGTGCGGGTGCCGCCGTTCGGCGAGGACCAGGTGCGGGCGATGCTCGGCGAACTGCGCGGGCGGGCCCTGCTGGAAGGCGTACGCGGCGGACCGCCGGTGGATGTCGACGCGCTCGTGGAGGTCGTGCTGCGCGTCCAGCGGATGGCGCTGGAACTGGGCGACGACCTCGCCGAGCTGGACATCAACCCGCTGATGGTGCTGGGGCGCGGACAGGGCGCCGTGGCGCTGGACGCCCTCGCCGTCTGTCGCTGA
- a CDS encoding ribosomal maturation YjgA family protein — MSRATAAAAAALTVAAGLGIRAVASGGLAKYAGDALYTVLIYTLVVLIAPRARPPAVAGAALAFSWAVELLQLTGVPGVLSRHSTVARLVLGSTFNAPDLFWYAVGAGAAWAVHRGAAARTAG, encoded by the coding sequence GTGAGCCGGGCAACCGCGGCGGCAGCGGCGGCGCTGACGGTCGCGGCCGGGCTCGGAATCCGGGCGGTGGCGTCCGGCGGCCTGGCCAAGTACGCCGGGGACGCGCTCTACACCGTGCTGATCTACACGCTGGTGGTGCTGATCGCGCCCCGCGCGAGGCCGCCGGCGGTGGCCGGGGCGGCGCTGGCGTTCAGCTGGGCGGTGGAGTTGCTGCAGCTGACGGGGGTGCCCGGGGTGCTGTCCCGGCACAGCACGGTCGCTCGTCTGGTGCTGGGCTCGACGTTCAACGCGCCGGATCTGTTCTGGTACGCGGTGGGGGCGGGTGCGGCCTGGGCCGTGCACCGCGGGGCGGCTGCCCGGACGGCCGGCTGA
- a CDS encoding Zn-dependent alcohol dehydrogenase, which yields MRGVVFDGKRTEVVDDLEIRDPGPGEVLVAVAAAGLCHSDLSVVDGTIPFPLPVVLGHEGAGVVEAIGAGVTHVAPGDHVSLSTLASCGACAQCDRGRPTMCRKAIGMPGQPFSRGGKPLYQFASNSAFAERTLVKAVQAVKIPADIPLTSAALIGCGVLTGVGAVLNRAKVDRGDTVVVIGTGGIGLNVIQGARIAGALTIVAVDANPAKEAVARQFGATHFLPSADGVREILPTGADHAFECVGRTELIRQAIDLLDRHGQAILLGVPAATAEASFLVSSMYLDKSILGCRYGSSRPQRDIALYADLYRDGRLLLDELVTETYPVEDFAKAADDAHHGRVARGVLVF from the coding sequence ATGAGAGGCGTCGTCTTCGACGGCAAGCGGACCGAGGTCGTCGACGACCTGGAGATACGTGACCCGGGACCCGGCGAGGTGCTCGTCGCGGTGGCCGCCGCCGGCCTGTGCCACAGCGATCTGTCGGTCGTGGACGGGACCATTCCGTTCCCGCTGCCGGTGGTGCTCGGGCACGAGGGTGCGGGCGTGGTGGAGGCGATCGGCGCGGGTGTCACGCATGTCGCGCCCGGCGACCATGTCTCGCTGTCCACGCTGGCCAGTTGTGGCGCGTGCGCCCAGTGCGACCGGGGCAGGCCGACGATGTGCCGCAAGGCGATCGGGATGCCCGGTCAGCCGTTCTCGCGGGGCGGCAAGCCGCTGTACCAGTTCGCCTCCAACTCGGCGTTCGCCGAACGGACCCTCGTCAAGGCCGTGCAGGCGGTGAAGATCCCCGCCGACATCCCGCTGACGTCGGCCGCCCTGATCGGCTGCGGTGTGCTGACGGGAGTCGGAGCCGTACTCAACCGGGCGAAGGTCGACCGCGGGGACACGGTCGTCGTGATCGGCACCGGCGGCATCGGGCTCAATGTGATCCAGGGTGCGCGGATCGCGGGCGCGCTGACGATCGTCGCGGTGGACGCCAACCCGGCGAAGGAGGCGGTGGCGCGGCAGTTCGGTGCGACGCACTTCCTGCCGTCGGCGGACGGCGTGCGCGAGATCCTGCCGACCGGCGCCGACCACGCCTTCGAGTGCGTGGGCCGCACGGAACTGATCCGGCAGGCGATCGACCTTCTGGACCGGCACGGCCAGGCGATCCTGCTGGGTGTCCCGGCGGCGACGGCGGAGGCGTCGTTCCTGGTCTCGTCGATGTACCTGGACAAGTCGATCCTGGGCTGCCGGTACGGCTCGTCGCGCCCGCAGCGGGACATCGCGCTCTACGCGGACCTGTACCGGGACGGCCGGCTGCTCCTCGACGAGCTGGTGACGGAGACGTATCCGGTGGAGGACTTCGCGAAGGCGGCGGACGACGCGCACCACGGGAGAGTGGCGCGCGGCGTGCTGGTGTTCTAG
- a CDS encoding enoyl-CoA hydratase/isomerase family protein, whose translation MPSSPEDAPGSADPLDSLVLHATDNGVSWITLNRPEAMNAVTWDQRERLIALLARASADPAVRAVVLTATGRGFCAGADLRGAPSTGDRIPGDVARTIRLGAQRLIAAVLDCEKPVVAAVNGTAAGLGAHLAFACDLVLAADSAKFIEVFVRRGLVPDGGGAYLLPRLIGPQRTKELMFFGDALPAAEAERLGLVNRVVPAEELTATARAWSQRLADGPTRALALTKQLVNASLDADRATAFAAEAMAQEINMTTQDAGEGVSSFVERRTPKYRGL comes from the coding sequence ATGCCGTCCTCCCCCGAAGACGCTCCCGGGTCCGCCGACCCGCTCGACTCATTGGTACTCCACGCCACTGACAACGGCGTCTCATGGATCACTCTCAACCGCCCCGAAGCGATGAACGCCGTCACCTGGGACCAGCGGGAACGCCTCATCGCCCTCCTCGCCCGGGCCTCCGCCGACCCGGCGGTCAGGGCCGTCGTCCTGACCGCCACCGGTCGCGGTTTCTGCGCGGGCGCCGACCTGCGCGGCGCCCCGTCCACGGGCGACCGGATCCCCGGCGATGTGGCCCGCACCATCCGGCTCGGCGCACAGCGTCTGATCGCGGCGGTCCTGGACTGCGAGAAGCCGGTGGTCGCGGCCGTCAACGGCACGGCGGCCGGCCTCGGCGCGCACCTGGCGTTCGCCTGCGACCTGGTGCTGGCCGCCGACTCGGCGAAGTTCATCGAGGTGTTCGTACGCCGCGGCCTCGTACCGGACGGCGGCGGCGCTTACCTGCTGCCCCGCCTGATCGGACCGCAGCGCACCAAGGAGCTGATGTTCTTCGGCGACGCACTCCCCGCGGCGGAGGCGGAACGTCTGGGTCTGGTCAACCGGGTGGTGCCGGCCGAGGAGTTGACGGCAACGGCCCGCGCGTGGTCGCAACGACTGGCGGACGGACCGACCCGCGCCCTCGCCCTCACCAAACAGCTGGTCAACGCATCCCTGGACGCCGACCGTGCAACTGCGTTCGCCGCCGAGGCGATGGCCCAGGAGATCAACATGACGACGCAGGACGCGGGCGAGGGCGTGTCGAGCTTCGTGGAACGCCGCACACCGAAGTACCGGGGGCTGTGA
- a CDS encoding MFS transporter, whose amino-acid sequence MDVRWDGDRPGSELWNRNFRLFFIARTAALFGDGMIPVALTAGLLGAGRPPSSVGFALAAWMGPLALFVLFGGVLADRFTPRRMMIIADGLRLVGASVLAISFATGNPPLWAVYALSSVAGVGAALFQPGVASTVPRVSLDVQRGNAVLRVSEALMTMAGPAFAGLLVGLASAGAVYAANASTFAVSGVCLFLLRLAPMPADEAPRGTFVAELVDGWREFRARSWLWGVIAIWTVYGFTVMGPMLPLTAVEVTEAHGSATYGVMMAVNGAGSVVGGLLALRLRPRRPLAAGAIALTGVCVNLVVLGLGMPVFALGVGQFVAGGVFAFWLVMWSTTVQTHVPPEALNRLHAYDVAGSLLMLAAGRALAGPVADAVGASEVLLAGAVINALVVAVLLAARPIRRLERIG is encoded by the coding sequence CTGGATGTGCGATGGGACGGTGACCGACCGGGAAGCGAGCTCTGGAACCGTAACTTCCGGCTCTTCTTCATCGCCCGTACCGCCGCACTGTTCGGCGACGGCATGATCCCGGTGGCGCTCACCGCGGGTCTGCTGGGAGCCGGCCGTCCGCCCTCCTCCGTGGGCTTCGCGCTGGCCGCCTGGATGGGGCCACTGGCGCTCTTCGTGCTCTTCGGCGGAGTGCTGGCGGACCGGTTCACCCCGCGGCGGATGATGATCATCGCCGACGGGCTGCGGCTGGTCGGGGCATCCGTACTGGCCATCTCCTTCGCCACCGGCAACCCGCCGCTGTGGGCGGTGTACGCACTGAGCTCGGTGGCCGGCGTCGGCGCCGCGCTCTTCCAGCCGGGCGTCGCGTCGACCGTGCCCCGGGTGTCGCTGGACGTGCAGCGCGGCAACGCGGTGCTCCGGGTCTCCGAGGCGCTGATGACCATGGCCGGCCCCGCCTTCGCGGGGCTGCTGGTCGGGCTGGCGAGCGCCGGAGCGGTGTACGCGGCGAACGCGTCGACGTTCGCTGTCTCCGGTGTCTGTCTCTTCCTGCTGCGCCTCGCCCCGATGCCGGCGGACGAGGCGCCACGCGGCACATTCGTCGCCGAACTGGTCGACGGCTGGCGGGAATTCAGGGCGCGCAGCTGGCTGTGGGGAGTGATCGCGATCTGGACGGTGTACGGCTTCACCGTGATGGGCCCGATGCTCCCGCTGACCGCGGTCGAGGTCACCGAGGCACACGGCTCGGCCACCTACGGCGTGATGATGGCGGTGAACGGCGCGGGCAGCGTGGTCGGCGGCCTGCTGGCCCTGCGGCTGAGACCGCGCCGGCCGCTCGCGGCGGGCGCGATCGCCCTGACCGGGGTGTGCGTGAACCTGGTGGTGCTGGGCCTCGGGATGCCGGTGTTCGCCCTGGGGGTGGGGCAGTTCGTCGCGGGCGGGGTGTTCGCGTTCTGGCTGGTGATGTGGTCGACGACGGTCCAGACCCACGTCCCGCCGGAGGCCCTGAACCGGCTCCACGCATACGACGTGGCGGGCTCCCTGCTGATGCTGGCGGCGGGCCGCGCACTGGCGGGACCGGTCGCGGACGCGGTGGGCGCTTCGGAAGTGCTGCTGGCCGGAGCAGTGATCAACGCGCTGGTGGTGGCGGTGCTGCTGGCGGCCCGCCCGATCCGCCGCCTGGAGCGGATCGGGTGA
- a CDS encoding MFS transporter codes for MTQTTDSAAAGPAQDDGRPVDRTPSRLRIHRAWIVAVVTFVTIIGGAAFNSLPGLLIDPLHTEFGWSRGEIGLAVSIDMALYGLTAPFAAALMDRFGIRRVVVVALSTVAAGALASVWMTASWQLMIYWGLLVGLGTGSMALAFSATVTNRWFVARRGLVTGILTAAGASGQLVFLPLCAWIVEEHGWRPASVTVALAALVVVPFVWLLMRDHPADVGLAPYGGAYVEKPAPARGAAARTVRVLFDAARTGPFWLLAGTFAICGASTNGLIRTHFVPSAHDHGMPITAAASLLAVIGVFDIIGTVFSGWLTDRFDARRLLAVYYALRGISLLFLPMLMAPTVHPPMVFFIVFYGLDWVATVPPTLALCREQYGEDSAIVFGWVLASHQVGAALVAFLGGVARDVFGSYDMVWYASGALCATAALMALVIRRQAQTPEPVVAAG; via the coding sequence GTGACCCAGACAACCGATAGCGCCGCCGCAGGTCCCGCGCAGGACGACGGCCGCCCGGTCGACCGCACGCCGTCCCGCCTGCGCATCCACCGTGCCTGGATCGTCGCCGTCGTCACGTTCGTGACGATCATCGGCGGCGCCGCGTTCAACTCCCTGCCCGGCCTCCTCATCGACCCGCTGCACACGGAGTTCGGCTGGTCGCGCGGGGAGATCGGGCTGGCCGTCTCGATCGACATGGCGCTGTACGGACTGACCGCGCCGTTCGCCGCCGCGCTGATGGACCGGTTCGGCATCCGCCGGGTCGTCGTCGTGGCCCTCTCCACGGTCGCGGCGGGGGCCCTGGCCAGTGTCTGGATGACGGCTTCCTGGCAGCTGATGATCTATTGGGGCCTGCTCGTCGGCCTCGGCACCGGCTCGATGGCGTTGGCCTTCTCGGCAACGGTCACCAACCGCTGGTTCGTCGCCAGGCGCGGCCTGGTCACCGGCATCCTCACCGCGGCCGGCGCCTCCGGTCAGCTGGTCTTCCTGCCGTTGTGCGCCTGGATCGTCGAGGAGCACGGCTGGCGCCCGGCCTCGGTGACCGTCGCGCTGGCCGCGCTCGTCGTCGTCCCGTTCGTCTGGCTCCTGATGCGCGACCACCCGGCCGATGTGGGCCTGGCCCCCTACGGCGGTGCGTACGTGGAGAAGCCGGCGCCCGCCCGGGGCGCGGCGGCCCGTACCGTACGCGTGCTGTTCGACGCCGCCCGCACCGGACCGTTCTGGCTGCTCGCGGGCACGTTCGCGATCTGCGGCGCCTCGACCAACGGCCTGATCCGTACGCACTTCGTGCCGTCGGCCCACGACCACGGCATGCCCATCACGGCAGCCGCCTCACTGCTCGCCGTCATCGGGGTCTTCGACATCATCGGCACGGTCTTCTCCGGCTGGCTCACCGACCGCTTCGACGCCCGCCGGCTCCTCGCCGTCTACTACGCGCTGCGCGGCATCTCGCTGCTCTTCCTGCCGATGCTGATGGCGCCGACGGTGCACCCGCCGATGGTCTTCTTCATCGTGTTCTACGGCCTGGACTGGGTGGCCACGGTCCCGCCGACGCTGGCCCTGTGCCGCGAGCAGTACGGCGAAGACAGCGCGATCGTCTTCGGCTGGGTCCTCGCCTCCCATCAGGTGGGCGCGGCGCTGGTGGCGTTCCTCGGCGGTGTGGCGCGCGATGTGTTCGGCTCGTACGACATGGTCTGGTACGCGTCGGGGGCGCTGTGCGCGACGGCGGCGCTGATGGCGCTGGTGATCCGGCGGCAGGCGCAGACCCCGGAGCCGGTGGTGGCCGCTGGGTGA
- a CDS encoding SDR family oxidoreductase, which translates to MGNFLAGKVVAVTGAGRGIGRAVALAAAAQGARVVVNDYGVSIEGGEPSSEIAESVVKEIEAAGGEAVAVADDISTMAGGQRIVDTALARFGRIDGVVCVAGILRERMLFNMSEEEWDPVVATHLKGTFTVFRAASAVMRKQQGGGTLVGFTSGNHQGSVAQANYSAAKGGIISLVRSAALGLHKYGVTANAVAPVARTRMSANVPMELKEIGEPEDVAALVVYLLSDRARKEKITGQVYTIAGPKIAVWAQPRELRAGYAEGAWTPERIADFLPGTVGVDPMPMLAQLEAMAAAAAAKARPNA; encoded by the coding sequence ATGGGGAACTTCTTGGCAGGCAAGGTGGTGGCCGTGACCGGTGCCGGCCGTGGCATCGGACGAGCGGTCGCGCTGGCCGCGGCGGCGCAGGGGGCCCGGGTCGTCGTCAACGACTACGGGGTCTCCATCGAGGGCGGCGAACCGAGCAGCGAGATAGCCGAGTCCGTCGTCAAGGAGATCGAGGCGGCGGGCGGCGAGGCCGTAGCGGTCGCCGACGACATCTCCACGATGGCGGGCGGACAGCGGATCGTGGACACGGCGCTGGCGCGGTTCGGGCGGATCGACGGAGTCGTGTGCGTGGCCGGGATCCTGCGCGAACGGATGCTGTTCAACATGTCCGAGGAGGAGTGGGACCCCGTCGTCGCCACCCACCTGAAGGGCACCTTCACCGTCTTCCGGGCCGCCTCGGCGGTCATGCGGAAGCAGCAGGGCGGCGGCACGCTGGTCGGCTTCACCAGCGGCAACCATCAGGGCAGCGTCGCCCAGGCCAACTACAGCGCCGCGAAGGGCGGGATCATCTCGCTCGTCCGGAGCGCGGCGCTCGGCCTGCACAAGTACGGCGTCACGGCGAACGCGGTCGCCCCGGTGGCCCGGACCCGGATGTCCGCGAACGTCCCGATGGAACTGAAGGAGATCGGCGAACCGGAGGACGTGGCCGCACTCGTCGTCTACCTGCTGAGCGATCGGGCCCGCAAGGAGAAGATCACCGGTCAGGTCTACACGATCGCCGGCCCGAAGATCGCGGTCTGGGCGCAGCCGAGGGAACTGCGGGCGGGGTACGCGGAGGGGGCCTGGACGCCGGAGCGGATCGCCGACTTCCTGCCGGGGACGGTGGGGGTGGATCCGATGCCGATGCTCGCGCAGCTGGAGGCGATGGCGGCCGCGGCGGCGGCGAAGGCGAGGCCCAACGCGTGA
- a CDS encoding flavin reductase family protein: protein MAAIAVRYLRSVGAATTAGPAPVDPLPRPDLRAVADDERLPVDPAEFRRVLGHFATGVTVVTAHDPDDPDGPAGFACQSFASLSLDPPLVTFMVARTSTTWPRIARAGAFCVNILGAEQSALCRGFAVSGADKFAGVTYRAAPATGSPLLASVPAWVDCRIQAVHTGGDHLIVVGRVEALGAADGAGPLLFHRGVFGRFSG from the coding sequence ATGGCCGCCATCGCCGTCCGGTACCTCAGGTCCGTCGGCGCCGCCACAACTGCCGGCCCGGCGCCGGTCGATCCGCTGCCGCGCCCCGATCTTCGGGCCGTCGCCGACGACGAGCGGTTGCCCGTCGATCCGGCCGAGTTCCGGCGCGTGCTCGGTCACTTCGCGACCGGTGTCACCGTCGTCACCGCCCACGACCCGGACGACCCGGACGGCCCTGCGGGGTTCGCCTGCCAGTCGTTCGCCTCGCTCTCCCTCGACCCGCCACTGGTCACCTTCATGGTCGCCCGCACGTCGACGACCTGGCCGCGCATCGCCCGCGCCGGGGCGTTCTGCGTCAACATCCTGGGCGCGGAGCAGAGCGCGTTGTGCCGGGGGTTCGCGGTGAGCGGGGCCGACAAGTTCGCCGGGGTGACGTACCGGGCCGCTCCCGCGACCGGGTCGCCGCTGCTGGCCTCCGTACCGGCCTGGGTCGACTGCCGCATCCAGGCCGTCCACACGGGCGGCGACCATCTGATCGTGGTCGGGCGGGTGGAGGCGCTGGGGGCGGCGGACGGGGCCGGTCCGCTGCTGTTCCACCGGGGGGTGTTCGGGCGCTTCAGCGGGTGA
- a CDS encoding GlxA family transcriptional regulator, whose protein sequence is MRHRVVVLALDGLLPFELGIPQRIFGLARDSESGDRDRKLYEVVTCSVRPPGPVTTDADFTISVERGPEALATADTVVIPSSYELGPVYEEGRLTDALATALAYIRPGTRLVSICTGSYVLAAAGRLDGRPATTHWSSADHFQQLFPQVRVDPDVLFIDDGDVLTSAGVAAGIDLCLHIVRRDHGTAVANDVARRTVVPPHRDGGQAQYIQRPVPEAQFATTTSARAWALGRLDRPILLRDMAQQQSMSVRTFTRRFREEVGISPGQWLTRQRVERARGLLEATDLSIDQVAREAGFGTATSLRQHVQAALGVSPTVYRRTFRAGVAGR, encoded by the coding sequence ATGCGACATCGAGTCGTCGTCCTGGCCCTCGACGGGCTACTCCCTTTCGAACTGGGCATCCCACAAAGGATCTTCGGCCTGGCGCGCGATTCCGAGAGCGGCGACCGGGACCGGAAGCTGTACGAAGTCGTGACCTGTTCCGTCCGCCCACCGGGACCGGTCACCACCGACGCGGACTTCACCATCTCCGTCGAGCGCGGCCCCGAGGCGCTGGCCACCGCCGACACGGTCGTCATCCCCTCCTCCTACGAACTCGGCCCCGTCTACGAGGAGGGCAGGCTGACGGACGCGCTGGCCACCGCGCTCGCGTACATCAGGCCCGGCACCCGGCTCGTCTCGATCTGCACGGGCAGTTACGTGCTTGCCGCCGCCGGGCGTCTCGACGGACGCCCCGCCACCACGCACTGGTCGTCCGCCGACCACTTCCAGCAGCTGTTCCCGCAGGTCCGGGTCGACCCCGACGTCCTGTTCATCGACGACGGGGACGTCCTCACCTCCGCCGGGGTCGCCGCCGGGATCGACCTCTGCCTGCACATCGTGCGCCGCGACCACGGCACGGCCGTCGCCAATGACGTCGCCCGGCGCACGGTCGTACCGCCGCACCGCGACGGCGGGCAGGCACAGTACATCCAACGGCCCGTCCCCGAAGCACAGTTCGCGACCACGACGAGCGCGCGGGCCTGGGCGTTGGGGCGGCTCGACCGGCCGATCCTGCTGCGCGACATGGCACAGCAACAGTCGATGAGCGTACGGACGTTCACGCGCCGGTTCCGTGAGGAGGTCGGGATCAGTCCCGGGCAGTGGCTGACCCGGCAGCGGGTGGAGCGGGCACGGGGGCTGCTGGAGGCCACGGACCTGTCGATCGACCAGGTGGCGCGGGAAGCGGGGTTCGGGACGGCGACGTCGCTGCGCCAGCACGTCCAGGCGGCATTGGGGGTGTCACCGACGGTGTACCGGCGGACGTTCCGGGCGGGGGTGGCCGGTCGTTGA